From the Teredinibacter turnerae T7901 genome, one window contains:
- a CDS encoding major capsid protein P2: MPTIDVRMPSAASVQAGSTALFKLPIGRRYHDLTLEYSGVTLAQMTEIRILVNGKPFQRFSATWRDAKNQFDRLAAANGLLKIPFDRLGLKRRDQIEQTAVNTDSYDQNGRGIRSFSVEIDIAPEAAAPVMEMSARQSEKVGGGPGTMLHIQKYPRSIQGAGELQISDIPYGGVTTQALNSICFVPSTGTISKMKIERDTYAVFERKTSHNAREQQNGVRDPQAGYYFIDRTEKGYGGDPMQLVGAQDFRYFLECSGAMSIDCMVETLGAMGD; encoded by the coding sequence ATGCCTACTATCGATGTTCGTATGCCGTCAGCGGCAAGTGTGCAAGCGGGTTCTACCGCGCTCTTTAAATTGCCCATTGGCCGGCGATATCACGATTTAACGCTGGAATATTCCGGCGTGACGCTGGCGCAAATGACAGAAATCCGCATTTTGGTTAATGGCAAACCTTTTCAGCGTTTCTCAGCAACTTGGCGAGATGCAAAAAACCAATTTGATCGATTGGCCGCTGCTAATGGTTTGCTGAAAATCCCCTTTGATCGTCTTGGCTTAAAGCGCCGTGATCAGATTGAGCAAACAGCAGTGAACACGGATTCCTACGACCAAAACGGTCGCGGTATTCGCTCGTTCTCCGTTGAAATTGACATTGCGCCAGAGGCTGCGGCTCCTGTAATGGAAATGAGTGCGCGACAGTCTGAAAAGGTTGGTGGTGGGCCGGGCACTATGCTTCATATCCAAAAATACCCGCGATCAATTCAGGGCGCAGGTGAATTGCAAATTTCGGATATCCCCTATGGTGGTGTAACTACACAAGCGCTCAACTCGATTTGTTTTGTCCCTTCAACAGGCACTATCAGCAAGATGAAAATCGAGCGTGATACCTACGCGGTATTTGAGCGCAAGACCAGCCATAACGCGCGGGAACAGCAAAACGGTGTGCGTGATCCGCAAGCGGGTTACTACTTCATTGATCGTACAGAAAAAGGCTACGGCGGCGATCCAATGCAATTGGTTGGTGCGCAAGACTTCCGCTACTTCCTGGAATGCTCCGGGGCGATGAGCATTGATTGTATGGTGGAAACGCTGGGTGCGATGGGCGATTAA
- a CDS encoding replication endonuclease yields the protein MSFEALEKIGTPECRAFAARIFASHSGVDQFLKTSYIRWARDRGHAYANTRLRKIDQALKAGGEFSTSMDDQAICDLASVRAIQCKGLYSHYAAKEDLLNTGWRLFEFCEAVGVEFPVGNTENDRGCYKVLCPKVLRAANRVSDHRWWRRQLRVIYGRNTESVLRSLGYVRKGKSAYVSNWAFARWKAAQARNKKTMSGMEAVNEEGDIVLMENCIEKSVANPENRRNELMVRMRGYEEIAEGMAYMGLFFTLTCPSKYHAQLECGGINPKFNGATPVEAMTYLNGVWARIRAAWARNDIKLFGFRVAEPHHDGTPHFHLLLFCDPAVCDTACKLFSEHALAEDGDELGADESRWDVKKIDPAQGTAAGYIAKYVSKNLDGFQVGVDEEGECLADEGAMRARAWASLWGIRQFQQIGSVSVTVWRELRRRRDPLTEGDPQEIEALRSAADRGDWREFVELMGGATVSRKDQLLRPFYHEDDNQPTHYGEALRRLIGVWLQPVARALGRRLLVTRDHVWKIRQRDSVAGKVAAQPPPLDLCQ from the coding sequence ATGAGCTTTGAAGCTTTAGAAAAAATCGGAACTCCAGAGTGCCGCGCTTTTGCGGCACGCATCTTTGCCAGTCATTCAGGCGTTGATCAATTCTTAAAAACCTCTTATATCCGGTGGGCGCGTGATCGCGGCCACGCCTACGCTAACACTCGGCTTAGAAAAATAGATCAAGCTTTAAAGGCTGGTGGCGAGTTTTCTACTTCAATGGATGATCAAGCTATTTGTGACCTTGCCAGTGTGCGCGCAATTCAGTGTAAGGGGCTTTACTCACATTACGCAGCAAAAGAGGATTTATTGAACACGGGGTGGCGGTTGTTTGAGTTTTGCGAGGCGGTAGGTGTGGAGTTTCCTGTCGGCAATACTGAGAACGACAGGGGTTGTTACAAGGTGCTTTGCCCTAAAGTGTTGAGGGCTGCGAATAGAGTGTCAGATCATCGTTGGTGGCGGCGTCAGTTGCGTGTGATCTACGGCCGCAACACGGAATCGGTTTTGCGCTCACTCGGATATGTTCGTAAAGGAAAATCGGCCTACGTTTCCAATTGGGCTTTTGCCCGATGGAAGGCTGCGCAGGCTCGAAATAAAAAAACTATGTCGGGTATGGAAGCGGTAAACGAAGAGGGCGACATTGTATTAATGGAAAACTGCATAGAGAAAAGCGTCGCCAACCCTGAAAACCGCCGCAATGAATTAATGGTTCGTATGCGTGGCTATGAAGAAATAGCCGAAGGCATGGCATACATGGGGCTCTTTTTTACACTCACTTGTCCTTCCAAATATCACGCGCAATTAGAGTGCGGTGGTATCAATCCAAAATTTAATGGCGCTACGCCAGTCGAAGCTATGACGTATTTAAACGGTGTTTGGGCGCGTATTCGTGCTGCCTGGGCACGTAACGACATCAAGCTTTTTGGTTTTAGAGTTGCAGAGCCCCACCATGACGGTACCCCCCATTTTCATTTGCTTCTCTTCTGTGATCCAGCTGTTTGCGATACAGCTTGTAAATTATTTAGCGAACATGCCCTGGCCGAAGATGGGGACGAACTGGGTGCTGATGAAAGCCGATGGGACGTTAAAAAAATTGATCCTGCACAGGGAACAGCGGCGGGGTACATCGCGAAATATGTCTCTAAAAATCTGGACGGCTTTCAAGTGGGAGTTGATGAAGAGGGGGAATGTCTCGCTGATGAGGGCGCGATGCGTGCGCGTGCGTGGGCTTCCCTTTGGGGGATTCGCCAGTTTCAGCAGATAGGTAGCGTTAGCGTCACTGTGTGGCGAGAACTGCGACGAAGACGTGATCCTTTGACTGAGGGTGATCCGCAAGAAATCGAAGCTTTGAGGTCTGCGGCGGATCGTGGTGACTGGCGAGAATTTGTTGAACTCATGGGGGGCGCGACTGTGAGTCGTAAGGATCAGCTGTTGCGTCCCTTTTATCACGAAGATGACAACCAGCCAACACATTACGGCGAAGCGCTACGCCGTTTAATAGGTGTTTGGTTGCAGCCTGTCGCCCGGGCGCTGGGGCGGCGTTTGTTGGTGACTCGTGATCATGTTTGGAAAATCCGGCAACGCGACAGCGTGGCCGGTAAGGTGGCGGCGCAGCCGCCGCCCTTGGACTTGTGTCAATAA
- a CDS encoding helix-turn-helix domain-containing protein gives MKIGEKIQRICDREGLKLKEFSELAGISYSAAKYYVRGDRAPTVAQLQKITQVERFKKYSLFITSPDADEKELELIDKQNITENDPTTETDEFNDLFRQVCEAGHGDEALKYLRYLAKREDSE, from the coding sequence ATGAAAATTGGCGAGAAAATCCAGCGAATTTGCGATAGAGAAGGCTTAAAACTTAAGGAATTCAGTGAGTTAGCCGGTATTTCGTACTCCGCAGCTAAGTACTATGTGCGCGGTGACAGAGCGCCAACTGTGGCCCAGCTCCAGAAGATCACCCAAGTTGAGAGGTTTAAAAAGTACTCACTCTTCATTACCTCACCGGATGCAGATGAGAAGGAACTTGAATTAATCGACAAGCAAAACATCACAGAGAATGACCCAACCACAGAAACTGACGAATTCAACGATCTATTTCGTCAGGTTTGCGAGGCTGGCCACGGTGACGAGGCTTTGAAGTATCTGAGGTATCTCGCAAAGCGCGAAGATAGCGAATAG